A section of the Citrobacter farmeri genome encodes:
- the pyk gene encoding pyruvate kinase produces MSRRLRRTKIVTTLGPATDRDNNLEKIIAAGANVVRMNFSHGSPEDHKMRADKVREIAAKLGRHVAILGDLQGPKIRVSTFKEGKVFLNIGDKFLLDANLGKGEGDKEKVGIDYKGLPADVVPGDILLLDDGRVQLKVLEVQGMKVFTEVTVGGPLSNNKGINKLGGGLSAEALTEKDKADIVTAALIGVDYLAVSFPRCGEDLNYARRLARDAGCDAKIVAKVERAEAVCDQNAMDDIILASDVVMVARGDLGVEIGDPELVGIQKTLIRRARKLNRAVITATQMMESMITNPMPTRAEVMDVANAVLDGTDAVMLSAETAAGQYPAETVAAMARVCLGAEKIPSINVSKHRLDIQFDNVEEAIAMSAMYAANHLKGVTAIITMTESGRTALMTSRISSGLPIFAMSRHERTLNLTSLYRGVTPVYFDSAADGVVAASEAVNLLRDKGYLVSGDLVIVTQGDVMSTIGSTNTTRILTVE; encoded by the coding sequence ATGTCCAGAAGGCTTCGCAGAACCAAAATCGTTACGACATTAGGCCCGGCTACTGACCGCGATAACAATCTTGAGAAGATTATCGCCGCAGGCGCTAACGTCGTGCGAATGAATTTCTCTCACGGTTCGCCAGAAGATCATAAAATGCGCGCGGATAAAGTTCGTGAGATCGCTGCCAAACTGGGACGCCACGTGGCCATTCTGGGTGACCTCCAGGGGCCAAAAATTCGCGTCTCTACCTTTAAAGAAGGCAAAGTATTCCTCAACATCGGTGACAAATTTCTCCTGGATGCCAACCTGGGTAAAGGTGAAGGCGACAAAGAAAAAGTCGGCATTGACTATAAAGGTCTGCCGGCAGATGTAGTACCAGGCGACATTCTGCTGCTCGACGATGGACGCGTGCAGTTAAAAGTGCTGGAGGTTCAGGGCATGAAAGTGTTCACGGAAGTGACCGTGGGCGGCCCGCTCTCCAACAACAAAGGCATTAACAAACTGGGCGGCGGTCTCTCCGCAGAAGCCCTGACCGAGAAAGACAAAGCTGACATCGTTACTGCCGCTCTGATTGGCGTTGACTATCTGGCGGTCTCCTTCCCGCGCTGCGGGGAAGACCTGAACTACGCTCGCCGACTGGCGCGTGATGCAGGTTGCGATGCCAAGATTGTGGCAAAAGTTGAGCGTGCTGAAGCAGTCTGCGATCAGAATGCGATGGATGACATCATTCTGGCTTCTGACGTGGTGATGGTCGCACGTGGCGACCTCGGCGTTGAGATTGGCGATCCGGAACTGGTCGGCATCCAGAAGACGTTGATTCGTCGTGCACGTAAGTTGAACCGCGCGGTGATTACCGCGACCCAGATGATGGAGTCGATGATCACCAACCCAATGCCAACCCGTGCGGAAGTAATGGACGTCGCAAACGCCGTGCTGGATGGTACCGATGCGGTCATGCTCTCAGCCGAGACGGCCGCAGGCCAGTATCCGGCGGAAACCGTCGCAGCAATGGCACGCGTCTGCCTGGGCGCAGAAAAGATCCCCAGCATCAATGTCTCTAAACACCGTCTGGATATTCAATTCGACAATGTTGAAGAAGCGATCGCGATGTCTGCTATGTACGCGGCGAACCACCTGAAAGGAGTGACCGCGATCATTACCATGACAGAATCCGGTCGTACTGCGCTGATGACCTCTCGCATCAGTTCCGGCCTGCCGATTTTTGCCATGTCCCGACATGAGCGTACGCTGAACCTGACATCGCTGTACCGTGGCGTTACGCCAGTCTATTTCGACAGCGCCGCGGATGGCGTTGTCGCGGCAAGCGAAGCGGTAAATCTGCTGCGTGATAAAGGCTACCTGGTGTCCGGCGATCTGGTTATCGTGACTCAGGGTGACGTGATGAGCACCATCGGTTCGACCAATACTACGCGTATTCTGACCGTCGAGTGA
- a CDS encoding MurR/RpiR family transcriptional regulator: MNMLEKIQSQLEHLSKSERKVADVIIASPERAIHCSIATLAQEANVSEPTVNRFCRSMETRGFPDFKLHLAQSLANGTPYVNRNVDEDDSVESYTGKIFESAMASLDHVRQSLDKSAINRAVDLLTQAKKIAFFGLGSSAAVAHDAMNKFFRFNVPVVYSDDVVLQRMSCMNCSDDDVVVLISHTGRTKSLVELAQLARENDAMVIALTSANTPLAREATLAITLDVPEDTDIYMPMVSRLAQLTVIDVLATGFTLRRGAKFRDNLKRVKEALRESRFDKELLIKSNDR, translated from the coding sequence ATGAATATGCTGGAAAAGATCCAGTCTCAACTGGAACATTTGAGCAAATCTGAACGCAAAGTCGCCGACGTCATCATTGCCTCGCCCGAACGAGCCATCCATTGCAGTATTGCCACGCTTGCACAGGAAGCCAACGTCAGCGAACCGACGGTGAATCGCTTTTGTCGCAGCATGGAAACCCGTGGCTTCCCTGATTTTAAACTGCATCTGGCACAAAGTCTGGCAAATGGTACCCCTTATGTTAATCGTAATGTGGATGAAGATGACAGCGTCGAGTCCTATACGGGCAAGATTTTCGAATCGGCGATGGCCAGTCTTGACCACGTTCGCCAGTCGCTGGACAAATCGGCGATCAACCGCGCCGTGGATCTGCTGACGCAGGCCAAGAAAATCGCTTTCTTTGGCCTGGGGTCGTCCGCCGCCGTCGCCCATGACGCCATGAACAAGTTTTTCCGTTTCAATGTCCCGGTTGTCTACTCCGACGACGTCGTTTTGCAACGGATGAGCTGTATGAATTGTAGTGACGATGACGTAGTGGTGTTGATTTCGCATACCGGTCGCACCAAGAGTCTGGTCGAGCTGGCGCAGCTTGCGCGTGAAAACGATGCCATGGTGATTGCGTTAACCTCCGCCAATACGCCGCTGGCGCGTGAAGCAACGCTGGCAATTACCCTCGATGTGCCGGAAGATACTGACATTTATATGCCCATGGTCTCTCGACTTGCGCAGTTGACCGTGATAGATGTGCTGGCTACGGGATTTACTTTGCGTCGTGGAGCAAAATTCAGAGATAACTTGAAGCGTGTCAAGGAAGCGCTCAGGGAATCGCGTTTTGATAAAGAACTGCTCATCAAGAGTAATGACCGCTAA
- the zwf gene encoding glucose-6-phosphate dehydrogenase, with protein sequence MAVTQTAQACDLVIFGAKGDLARRKLLPSLYQLEKAGQLNPDTRIIGVGRADWDKDAYTKVVREALETFMKEKIDEALWDTLSARLDFCNLDVNDTAAFTRLGEMLDQKNRTTINYFAMPPSTFGAICKGLGEAKLNAKPARVVMEKPLGTSLATSREINDQVGEYFEECQVYRIDHYLGKETVLNLLALRFANSLFVNNWDNRTIDHVEITVAEEVGIEGRWGYFDQAGQMRDMIQNHLLQILCMIAMSPPSDLTADAIRDEKVKVLKSLRRIDRSNVREKTVRGQYTTGFAQGKKVPGYLEEEGANKSSNTETFVAIRVDIDNWRWAGVPFYLRTGKRLPTKCSEVVVYFKTPELNLFKESWQDLPQNKLTIRLQPDEGVDIQVLNKVPGLDHKHNLQITKLDLSYSETFNQTHLADAYERLLLETMRGIQALFVRRDEVEEAWKWVDSITEAWAMDNDAPKPYQAGAWGPVASVAMITRDGRSWNEFE encoded by the coding sequence ATGGCGGTAACGCAAACAGCCCAGGCATGTGACCTGGTCATTTTCGGCGCGAAAGGCGACCTTGCGCGTCGTAAATTGCTGCCTTCCCTGTATCAACTGGAAAAAGCCGGTCAGCTCAACCCGGATACCCGCATTATCGGGGTTGGCCGTGCGGACTGGGACAAAGATGCCTACACGAAGGTCGTGCGCGAAGCGCTCGAAACCTTCATGAAAGAGAAGATCGATGAAGCACTGTGGGACACCCTGAGCGCGCGCCTGGATTTCTGCAATCTGGATGTGAACGACACTGCGGCATTTACCCGTCTGGGAGAGATGCTTGATCAGAAAAACCGTACCACGATCAACTATTTCGCCATGCCGCCAAGCACCTTCGGCGCAATCTGTAAGGGGCTGGGCGAAGCGAAACTGAATGCCAAACCGGCGCGCGTAGTCATGGAAAAACCGCTGGGTACCTCACTGGCGACCTCCCGCGAGATCAACGATCAGGTTGGCGAGTATTTTGAAGAGTGCCAGGTTTATCGTATCGACCACTATCTGGGTAAAGAGACGGTTCTGAACCTGTTGGCGCTGCGTTTTGCCAACTCCCTGTTCGTGAATAACTGGGATAACCGCACGATCGATCATGTGGAAATCACCGTGGCAGAAGAGGTGGGCATTGAAGGGCGCTGGGGCTATTTCGACCAGGCCGGCCAGATGCGTGACATGATCCAGAATCACCTGCTGCAAATTCTGTGCATGATTGCGATGTCGCCGCCGTCGGATCTAACCGCTGACGCCATCCGTGATGAAAAAGTGAAGGTGTTGAAGTCACTACGTCGTATCGATCGCTCAAATGTACGTGAAAAAACCGTTCGCGGTCAGTACACCACGGGTTTTGCACAGGGTAAAAAAGTGCCGGGTTACCTGGAAGAAGAGGGCGCGAACAAGAGCAGTAACACCGAAACGTTTGTGGCGATTCGCGTTGACATTGATAACTGGCGCTGGGCGGGCGTACCGTTCTACCTGCGCACCGGTAAGCGTCTGCCAACGAAATGCTCTGAGGTTGTGGTGTACTTTAAAACGCCTGAGCTTAACCTGTTTAAAGAGTCCTGGCAGGATCTGCCGCAGAACAAACTGACCATTCGTCTACAGCCGGATGAAGGCGTGGATATCCAGGTTCTGAACAAAGTCCCGGGTCTTGACCACAAGCATAACCTGCAAATTACCAAGCTGGATCTGAGCTACTCCGAAACCTTCAATCAGACACATCTGGCGGATGCTTACGAGCGCCTGCTGCTGGAGACCATGCGCGGTATTCAGGCGCTGTTTGTGCGCCGTGATGAAGTGGAAGAGGCGTGGAAGTGGGTCGACTCCATTACCGAAGCGTGGGCGATGGACAATGATGCGCCAAAACCATATCAGGCAGGGGCATGGGGACCGGTCGCCTCCGTGGCGATGATCACCCGTGATGGCCGTTCCTGGAACGAATTTGAGTAA